Proteins found in one Coffea eugenioides isolate CCC68of chromosome 5, Ceug_1.0, whole genome shotgun sequence genomic segment:
- the LOC113772568 gene encoding increased DNA methylation 3-like, translating into MESPLLKPMVTLSGTAEEGAVGPPLGLVDIGICESAYLFRVALPGVRGSESKLKCNIQLNGRVHIEGVITESQFMKNCSKVFEMKVQQLCPTGPFSVSFNLPGPVDPRLCSFSFKAGGILEVVVLKFRIPHLSAEGWFEKWYDCWSFP; encoded by the exons ATGGAGTCTCCATTGTTGAAACCAATGGTTACTTTATCTGGAACTGCCGAAGAAGGTGCCGTTGGACCTCCTCTAGGTTTGGTTGACATAGGTATCTGTGAAAGTGCCTATCTTTTTCGTGTTGCCCTTCCTGGTGTTAGGGGTAGCGAGA GTAAGTTGAAATGCAACATACAACTCAATGGACGGGTTCACATAGAGGGAGTGATTACCGAGTCTCAATTCATGAAGAATTGTTCTAAGGTGTTTGAAATGAAAGTGCAGCAGCTTTGTCCTACTGGGCCTTTCAGTGTCTCTTTCAATTTGCCTGGACCTGTAGACCCAAGGTTATGCTCTTTTTCTTTCAAGGCAGGTGGTATTTTAGAGGTGGTTGTACTGAAGTTCAGAATACCACATCTATCAGCAGAAGGCTGGTTTGAAAAATGGTATGATTGCTGGTCCTTTCCTTGA